The Microlunatus antarcticus genome window below encodes:
- a CDS encoding ZIP family metal transporter: protein MLSAFGWGAVAAGSLFVGALLALARSWRKGLVGGVLAFGAGALISSVAFELAQEGLELGGPGPVAAGLAVGALAFFFADRAVDRIGGRSGGGAGGLPLAVGALLDGIPEQAVLGIGLASGQGVSVALLVAIFVSNLPEGIGSASDMRANGKPARTIVSLWAAVSVVCVLATVGGYALADVVGGEVKAGIDAFAAGALLVMLIDSMVPEAHSKAGNRAGLVTVLGFAVAAALSNLT from the coding sequence GTGCTCAGCGCGTTCGGGTGGGGTGCGGTGGCCGCGGGGTCGTTGTTCGTCGGGGCGCTGCTGGCCCTCGCCCGCAGCTGGCGGAAGGGACTCGTGGGCGGTGTCCTCGCCTTCGGTGCGGGTGCCCTCATCTCGAGCGTGGCGTTCGAGCTCGCTCAGGAGGGTCTCGAGCTCGGCGGGCCCGGGCCCGTCGCGGCCGGGCTCGCGGTCGGCGCGCTCGCGTTCTTCTTCGCCGACCGCGCGGTGGACCGCATCGGAGGGCGGAGCGGGGGCGGCGCGGGCGGGCTGCCGCTGGCGGTCGGGGCCCTGCTCGACGGCATCCCCGAGCAGGCGGTCCTCGGCATCGGTCTGGCCTCCGGTCAGGGGGTCAGCGTGGCGCTGCTGGTCGCCATCTTCGTCTCCAACCTGCCGGAGGGGATCGGCTCCGCGAGCGACATGAGGGCCAACGGCAAGCCCGCCCGCACGATCGTGTCGCTGTGGGCCGCCGTGTCCGTCGTCTGCGTGCTGGCGACGGTCGGCGGCTACGCACTCGCCGACGTGGTCGGTGGCGAGGTCAAGGCCGGGATCGACGCCTTCGCCGCCGGGGCGCTCCTGGTCATGCTGATCGACTCGATGGTCCCCGAGGCGCACAGCAAGGCGGGCAACCGCGCCGGGTTGGTCACCGTGCTCGGCTTCGCCGTCGCGGCGGCGCTCTCCAACCTCACCTGA
- a CDS encoding solute symporter family protein yields MTPLLVPLAAGDNRALTITLFLAVVAVTLGITFWASRQNKSAADYYAGGRSFTGFQNGLAIGGDYMSAASFLGISGSIALYGYDGFLYSIGFLVAWLVALLLVAELLRNSGRYTMADQLAFRMRQVPVRTAAASSTIVVSIFYLLAQMVGAGSLVGLLLGVSSPGVKNLVIIGVGILMIVYVTLGGMKGTTWVQIVKAVLLIIGTLLITILVLAQFHFNLSELLGAAAEKSGKGEAFLQPGQLYGKDLIGKFDFLSLGLALVLGTAGLPHILVRFYTTPTAQTARKSVLWAIGLIGAFYLMTLVLGFGAATLVDTGKGSPVATSSGNAASPLLAQAVGGGEGTLGGAVLLALISAVAFATILAVVAGLTLTSASSLAHDIYANVIKKGKASERSELIVVRIAAFGIGAVAIALAIPAQRLNIAFLVALAFAVAASANLPALLFNLFWRRFNTAGATASIYGGLIAAVVLVVFSPVGSGTATSLFPNADFAWFPLRNPGLVSIPIGFLCGIVGTLLSKDTESQKRYDELEVRSLTGAGIEKAVPH; encoded by the coding sequence ATGACCCCGCTGCTCGTGCCCCTGGCCGCCGGCGACAACCGCGCGCTGACGATCACGCTGTTCCTCGCGGTCGTCGCGGTGACGCTCGGCATCACGTTCTGGGCGTCGCGGCAGAACAAGAGCGCGGCCGACTACTACGCGGGCGGGCGCTCGTTCACCGGCTTCCAGAACGGCCTCGCCATCGGCGGCGACTACATGTCGGCGGCCTCGTTCCTGGGGATCTCCGGCTCGATCGCCCTCTACGGCTACGACGGCTTCCTCTACTCCATCGGCTTCCTCGTCGCGTGGCTCGTCGCGCTGCTGCTGGTGGCCGAGCTGCTGCGCAACTCCGGGCGCTACACGATGGCCGACCAGCTCGCGTTCCGCATGCGGCAGGTGCCCGTGCGGACGGCGGCCGCGTCGTCGACCATCGTCGTGTCGATCTTCTACCTGCTCGCGCAGATGGTCGGCGCCGGCAGCCTGGTCGGTCTGCTCCTCGGCGTCAGCAGCCCCGGGGTCAAGAACCTGGTGATCATCGGCGTCGGCATCCTCATGATCGTCTACGTGACGCTCGGCGGCATGAAGGGCACGACCTGGGTGCAGATCGTCAAGGCGGTGCTCCTGATCATCGGCACGCTGCTGATCACGATCCTCGTGCTCGCGCAGTTCCACTTCAACCTCTCCGAGCTCCTCGGCGCCGCGGCCGAGAAGTCCGGCAAGGGCGAGGCGTTCCTGCAGCCGGGCCAGCTCTACGGCAAGGACCTGATCGGCAAGTTCGACTTCCTCTCGCTCGGGCTCGCGCTGGTGCTCGGCACGGCCGGTCTGCCCCACATCCTCGTCCGCTTCTACACGACCCCGACCGCGCAGACAGCGCGCAAGTCGGTGCTGTGGGCCATCGGTCTGATCGGCGCGTTCTACCTGATGACGCTGGTGCTCGGCTTCGGCGCCGCGACGCTGGTCGACACGGGCAAGGGCAGCCCCGTCGCCACCTCGTCGGGCAACGCGGCCTCGCCGCTGCTCGCCCAGGCCGTGGGTGGTGGTGAGGGCACGCTCGGCGGGGCGGTGCTGCTGGCGCTGATCTCGGCGGTCGCGTTCGCGACGATCCTCGCCGTGGTCGCCGGGCTGACCCTGACGTCGGCCTCCTCGCTCGCGCACGACATCTACGCCAACGTGATCAAGAAGGGCAAGGCGTCGGAGCGCAGCGAGCTGATCGTCGTCCGGATCGCCGCCTTCGGCATCGGGGCCGTGGCCATCGCGCTGGCCATCCCGGCCCAGCGGCTGAACATCGCGTTCCTGGTCGCGCTGGCCTTCGCCGTCGCCGCCTCGGCGAACCTCCCGGCGCTGCTCTTCAACCTCTTCTGGCGGCGCTTCAACACCGCCGGGGCGACGGCGAGCATCTACGGCGGCCTGATCGCCGCAGTGGTGCTGGTGGTCTTCTCCCCGGTCGGCTCGGGCACGGCGACCTCGCTCTTCCCGAACGCCGACTTCGCCTGGTTCCCGCTGCGCAACCCGGGCCTGGTCTCGATCCCGATCGGGTTCCTGTGCGGCATCGTCGGCACGTTGCTGAGCAAGGACACCGAGAGCCAGAAGCGCTACGACGAGCTCGAGGTCCGCTCCCTCACCGGCGCCGGCATCGAGAAGGCGGTTCCGCACTAG
- a CDS encoding DUF485 domain-containing protein, which translates to MARTQRTPGPGSQRKRDEEVYVELAKDPDFAELKRRYRRFAVPATIAFLVWYVTYVVCNNWARDFMDTPVVGHVNVALVFGLLQFLSTFVIAYLYSRHAGRELDPLATKLGARYDEETGR; encoded by the coding sequence ATGGCACGGACGCAGCGCACGCCGGGACCCGGCTCGCAGCGCAAGCGCGACGAGGAGGTCTACGTCGAGCTGGCGAAGGACCCCGACTTCGCGGAGCTCAAGCGGCGCTACCGCCGGTTCGCCGTGCCGGCGACGATCGCGTTCCTGGTCTGGTACGTGACGTACGTCGTCTGCAACAACTGGGCACGCGACTTCATGGACACCCCGGTCGTCGGGCACGTCAACGTCGCGCTGGTCTTCGGGCTGCTGCAGTTCCTGTCGACCTTCGTCATCGCGTACCTCTACTCCCGCCACGCGGGCCGTGAGCTCGACCCGCTGGCGACGAAGCTCGGCGCCCGCTACGACGAGGAGACCGGACGATGA
- a CDS encoding alpha/beta fold hydrolase → MTTTNTLTTTTYALEVDEIGHVPVRVDEQGQGRPVLLLHGGAGPQSVAAFADLLAREGGVRVLVPTHPGFGGTERPAALDSARGLAATYAALVEHLDLTDLSVVGNSIGGWIAAELAALVCAGPTGRARARWRDLTLVGAVGLDVPGHRPADFFALTLDQVADLSYYEPDRFRLDPATLPPAVLALMPGNRAALAVYGGTTMTDPTLQSRLGSITVPTLVVAGEADRIVDPDVAQAYAALIPDARFVLLPRTGHLPQLETPGALLELLIG, encoded by the coding sequence ATGACCACGACGAACACCCTCACCACCACCACGTACGCGCTCGAGGTCGACGAGATCGGGCACGTCCCCGTCCGCGTCGACGAGCAGGGACAGGGCCGCCCGGTCCTGCTGCTGCACGGGGGCGCGGGGCCGCAGTCCGTCGCCGCCTTCGCCGACCTCCTCGCGCGGGAGGGCGGCGTACGGGTCCTCGTCCCGACCCATCCGGGCTTCGGCGGCACCGAGCGACCCGCCGCGCTGGACAGTGCGCGAGGCCTGGCGGCGACGTACGCCGCGCTCGTCGAGCACCTCGACCTCACCGACCTCAGCGTGGTCGGGAACTCCATCGGCGGCTGGATCGCCGCCGAGCTCGCGGCCCTGGTGTGCGCCGGGCCGACCGGCCGGGCTCGCGCCCGCTGGCGCGACCTGACCCTGGTCGGCGCCGTCGGGCTCGACGTCCCCGGGCACCGTCCCGCCGACTTCTTCGCCCTCACGCTGGACCAGGTCGCCGACCTCAGCTACTACGAGCCCGACCGCTTCCGCCTGGACCCGGCCACCCTGCCGCCCGCGGTTCTGGCCCTGATGCCCGGCAACCGCGCCGCGCTCGCCGTCTACGGCGGCACGACGATGACCGACCCGACGCTGCAGAGCCGGCTCGGATCGATCACCGTCCCGACCCTCGTCGTGGCCGGCGAGGCGGACCGCATCGTCGACCCCGACGTCGCGCAGGCGTACGCGGCCCTGATCCCCGACGCCCGCTTCGTTCTGCTCCCCCGGACCGGTCACCTGCCCCAGCTCGAGACGCCCGGGGCGCTGCTGGAGCTCCTGATCGGCTGA
- a CDS encoding MarR family winged helix-turn-helix transcriptional regulator encodes MTSSLQEVGLAVKRLQWRHHRAANVRLAELGLSLVQWDVLRHLAAQPEASLHDLAVLTFQTDQSMGALAGRMIKRGLLARVDGPGRAVRHRLTERGDDARRAGSELMDAVLRESFGALTPEQVDQLHELLTLTAGADAP; translated from the coding sequence ATGACGTCGTCGCTCCAGGAGGTCGGGCTCGCGGTCAAGCGGCTCCAGTGGCGCCACCACCGCGCGGCCAACGTCCGGCTGGCGGAGCTCGGGCTCTCGCTGGTGCAGTGGGACGTCCTGCGCCACCTCGCCGCGCAGCCCGAGGCCTCGCTGCACGACCTGGCGGTGCTGACCTTCCAGACGGACCAGTCGATGGGCGCGCTGGCCGGACGCATGATCAAGCGCGGGCTCCTCGCCCGCGTCGACGGTCCCGGGCGCGCCGTACGCCACCGCCTGACCGAGCGCGGCGACGACGCCCGCCGAGCCGGCAGCGAGCTGATGGACGCGGTCCTGCGTGAGTCGTTCGGCGCCCTCACCCCGGAGCAGGTCGACCAGCTGCACGAGCTCCTGACCCTCACCGCCGGTGCAGACGCCCCCTGA
- a CDS encoding DUF808 domain-containing protein — MSGGLAALLDDVAAMARIAAASVDDIGAAAGRASVKAAGVVVDDTAVTPRYVTGFTADRELPMIRKIALGSLRNKLLIILPAILVLSQFVPWALTPILMVGGVYLCFEGAEKIWEKVAGHHPEQTNQPAVVQGGDQEKTMVSGAIRTDFILSAEIMVISLNEVADEGLLSRAIILVVVGIAITALVYGVVALIVKMDDVGLHLSGRESGTARKVGLGLVQGMPKLLALLSTVGMVAMLWVGGHILLVGTDELGWHGPYALVHAVEEAVHGVPALGGVLAWLANTLVSAIIGLVVGAVVVAVLHLLPKRKKVAQH; from the coding sequence ATGAGCGGCGGGCTCGCGGCCCTGCTGGACGACGTGGCGGCGATGGCCAGGATCGCGGCCGCCTCGGTCGACGACATCGGCGCCGCGGCGGGCCGGGCGAGCGTCAAGGCGGCGGGCGTGGTCGTCGACGACACCGCGGTCACCCCGCGCTACGTCACCGGCTTCACCGCCGACCGCGAGCTGCCGATGATCAGGAAGATCGCGCTGGGCTCGCTGCGCAACAAGCTGTTGATCATCCTCCCGGCGATCCTGGTGCTCAGCCAGTTCGTGCCGTGGGCGCTGACGCCGATCCTCATGGTCGGCGGCGTCTACCTGTGCTTCGAGGGCGCGGAGAAGATCTGGGAGAAGGTCGCCGGCCACCACCCGGAGCAGACCAACCAGCCGGCGGTGGTCCAGGGCGGCGACCAGGAGAAGACGATGGTGTCCGGCGCCATCCGGACCGACTTCATCCTCTCCGCCGAGATCATGGTCATCTCCCTCAACGAGGTGGCCGACGAGGGCCTGCTGTCCCGGGCGATCATCCTCGTCGTGGTCGGGATCGCGATCACCGCGCTCGTCTACGGCGTCGTCGCGCTGATCGTCAAGATGGACGACGTCGGGCTGCACCTGTCCGGGCGCGAATCGGGCACGGCCCGCAAGGTCGGGCTGGGCCTGGTCCAGGGCATGCCCAAGCTGCTGGCCCTCCTGTCGACGGTCGGCATGGTCGCCATGCTCTGGGTCGGCGGCCACATTCTGCTGGTCGGCACCGACGAGCTCGGCTGGCACGGCCCGTACGCGCTCGTCCACGCGGTCGAGGAGGCCGTGCACGGGGTGCCGGCGCTCGGTGGCGTGCTCGCCTGGCTGGCCAACACCCTCGTCTCCGCGATCATCGGCCTCGTCGTGGGCGCCGTGGTCGTGGCGGTCCTGCACCTGCTGCCCAAGCGGAAGAAGGTCGCGCAGCACTGA
- a CDS encoding DUF6640 family protein: MTTAPRRAAVPVGKVLTSVAALVPAVGAFAADWNETHVFNPRWPPHAKFHNAQTITLAVVAAGLTLWETWRPGPTTPSRLRWSTTMGGLFFLTQAPAILFPGTAFVDPENGLQTTKLGPVPVNQLTAIGAVVLPLLAAGHALEVRRLGATTAAS; this comes from the coding sequence ATGACCACCGCACCCCGTCGAGCAGCCGTCCCCGTCGGGAAGGTCCTCACCTCGGTGGCGGCCCTCGTCCCGGCGGTCGGGGCGTTCGCCGCCGACTGGAACGAGACCCACGTCTTCAACCCGCGGTGGCCGCCGCACGCGAAGTTCCACAACGCGCAGACGATCACCCTCGCCGTGGTCGCCGCCGGCCTGACGCTGTGGGAGACGTGGCGCCCGGGGCCGACGACACCGTCGCGGCTGCGCTGGTCGACCACGATGGGCGGGCTCTTCTTCCTCACCCAGGCCCCGGCGATCCTCTTCCCGGGCACGGCCTTCGTCGATCCCGAGAACGGGCTGCAGACCACGAAGCTCGGGCCGGTCCCGGTCAACCAGCTCACGGCGATCGGGGCGGTCGTCCTGCCGCTGCTCGCCGCGGGCCACGCCCTCGAGGTCAGGCGGCTCGGCGCCACCACGGCAGCGAGCTGA
- a CDS encoding glycoside hydrolase family 31 protein, translating into MRIDLEPDEWWWGGAVADGTLMPFGAAPHRRDLATNAGLVGDPTAGANQSAPLLVSSHGRYVWSDEPFTFAFDGEGGLEVEGDVALRQAQGALGGAQGAEERAQGTLGDAFRAAARDHFPASGTTPAELMFTAPQYNTWIEMPYAPTQEGVLAYAQGVLDAGFPPGLLMIDDRWSEDYGDWRFDPTRFADPAAMITQLHAWGFAVMLWVVPFVSPDSENSRTAATRGWLVREPDGRPAVREWWNGFSTVLDLTNPDAVGWLRRELDALRTTYGVDGCKLDAGDLRDYRPTDVTYAGTGPGTPTKQSEAWARLAAEYPYNELRACWKAGGQPLAQRLHDKPPTWGADGLGSLIPEVLAQGLIGHPYGCPDMVGGGELGGFLGGDPLDAELFVRWAQCSVLMPMVQFSLAPWRVLDAEHLAAVTEAVALRQRLLPELLALVEHASRAGEPVLRPLAYHHPGFEQVRDEFLLGEDLLVAPVLEPGVARQHVTFPPGRWVADDGAVVEGSAERDVPVDLSSLPWWRRAA; encoded by the coding sequence GTGCGCATCGACCTGGAGCCGGACGAGTGGTGGTGGGGCGGCGCGGTCGCGGACGGCACGCTGATGCCGTTCGGGGCCGCGCCGCACCGGCGTGACCTGGCGACGAACGCCGGCCTCGTCGGCGACCCGACCGCGGGTGCGAACCAGTCCGCTCCCCTGCTCGTCTCCAGCCACGGGCGCTACGTCTGGTCGGACGAACCGTTCACGTTCGCCTTCGACGGGGAGGGCGGGCTGGAGGTCGAGGGGGACGTGGCCCTTCGACAAGCTCAGGGAGCGTTGGGCGGGGCTCAGGGAGCGGAAGAACGGGCTCAGGGAACGCTGGGGGACGCCTTCCGGGCCGCCGCGCGCGACCACTTCCCCGCCAGCGGAACGACGCCGGCCGAGCTGATGTTCACGGCGCCGCAGTACAACACCTGGATCGAGATGCCGTACGCGCCGACGCAGGAGGGGGTGCTCGCGTACGCGCAGGGCGTGCTCGACGCCGGGTTCCCGCCCGGGCTCCTGATGATCGACGACCGCTGGTCGGAGGACTACGGCGACTGGCGCTTCGACCCGACGCGCTTCGCCGACCCGGCCGCCATGATCACGCAGCTGCACGCCTGGGGCTTCGCGGTGATGCTCTGGGTCGTCCCGTTCGTCAGCCCCGACAGCGAGAACTCGCGCACCGCCGCCACCCGCGGCTGGCTGGTCCGCGAGCCCGACGGGAGGCCCGCCGTACGTGAGTGGTGGAACGGCTTCAGCACCGTCCTCGACCTCACGAACCCCGACGCCGTCGGCTGGCTGCGCCGCGAGCTGGACGCGCTGCGGACCACGTACGGGGTCGACGGATGCAAGCTCGACGCGGGCGACCTGCGCGACTACCGCCCGACCGACGTCACCTACGCGGGCACCGGGCCGGGCACGCCGACCAAACAGAGCGAGGCCTGGGCGCGGCTCGCGGCCGAGTACCCGTACAACGAGCTGCGGGCCTGCTGGAAGGCGGGCGGCCAGCCGCTCGCCCAGCGCCTGCACGACAAGCCACCGACGTGGGGCGCTGACGGGCTCGGGTCGCTGATCCCCGAGGTCCTCGCGCAGGGCCTGATCGGCCACCCGTACGGCTGCCCCGACATGGTGGGCGGCGGGGAGCTCGGCGGGTTCCTGGGCGGCGACCCGCTCGACGCCGAGCTGTTCGTGCGGTGGGCGCAGTGCTCGGTCCTGATGCCGATGGTGCAGTTCTCCCTCGCCCCGTGGCGCGTGCTCGACGCGGAGCACCTGGCCGCGGTCACCGAGGCGGTCGCCCTGCGGCAGCGGCTCCTGCCCGAGCTCCTCGCGCTGGTCGAGCACGCGAGCCGCGCGGGCGAGCCGGTCCTGCGGCCGCTCGCCTACCACCACCCGGGGTTCGAGCAGGTGCGCGACGAGTTCCTGCTGGGTGAGGACCTGCTCGTCGCCCCGGTCCTGGAACCCGGCGTGGCCAGGCAACACGTCACGTTCCCGCCCGGGCGCTGGGTGGCAGACGACGGGGCCGTCGTCGAGGGTTCGGCGGAGCGTGACGTGCCGGTCGACCTCAGCTCGCTGCCGTGGTGGCGCCGAGCCGCCTGA
- a CDS encoding alpha/beta fold hydrolase produces MTGPETHDVKRRTVLATAAVATAAGALAPVAAHADTKATPSATSAAKDKPKGKKPTIVLVHGAFADASGFGDVIAILQRQGYTVHAPPNPLRGLKSDAASVKEFLGTIEGPIILGGHSYGGAVITNAATGNANVKALVYVSAYALAEHETAIQANALGNGAPPLLLEHLVLRPYPSAPAGDADVSIDPKFFRAVFAADLPRRQAAVMASAQRPVTFFSLGAESGPPAWKDIPSYFVVAKHDNAIPPAAERAMAKRAGSHTIELDSSHVAMTSHPKAVADLIRKAARAHR; encoded by the coding sequence ATGACCGGCCCAGAGACCCACGACGTCAAACGACGCACCGTCCTCGCCACCGCCGCTGTCGCCACCGCGGCAGGTGCCCTCGCGCCCGTCGCCGCGCACGCCGACACGAAGGCCACCCCATCGGCGACGTCTGCGGCGAAGGACAAGCCGAAGGGCAAGAAGCCGACCATCGTCCTGGTGCACGGGGCGTTCGCGGACGCGTCGGGCTTCGGCGACGTCATCGCCATCCTCCAGCGCCAGGGCTACACGGTCCACGCGCCGCCGAACCCGCTGCGCGGACTCAAGAGCGACGCCGCCTCCGTCAAGGAGTTCCTCGGGACCATCGAGGGACCGATCATCCTCGGCGGCCACTCGTACGGCGGTGCGGTGATCACCAACGCGGCGACCGGCAACGCGAACGTCAAGGCCCTCGTCTACGTCTCCGCGTATGCGCTCGCCGAGCACGAGACGGCCATCCAGGCCAACGCGCTGGGCAACGGCGCTCCCCCGCTCCTGCTCGAGCACCTCGTCCTGCGCCCCTACCCGAGCGCTCCCGCCGGTGACGCCGACGTGAGCATCGACCCGAAGTTCTTCCGCGCGGTGTTCGCCGCCGACCTTCCGCGGCGTCAGGCGGCGGTCATGGCCTCGGCGCAGCGGCCGGTCACGTTCTTCTCCCTCGGGGCGGAGTCGGGCCCGCCCGCCTGGAAGGACATCCCCAGCTACTTCGTCGTGGCCAAGCACGACAACGCCATCCCGCCGGCCGCCGAGCGGGCGATGGCCAAGCGTGCCGGGTCGCACACGATCGAGCTCGACAGCTCCCACGTGGCGATGACGAGCCACCCGAAGGCCGTCGCCGACCTCATCCGCAAGGCGGCCCGCGCGCACCGCTGA
- a CDS encoding calcium-binding protein: MTTTAPFARNVKRAAALSGAGLLTALGLAFAVPSSASAADVPTCNGLVATIVGTDRADDIEGTRGNDVIVGLAGNDEIDGNGGNDTICGNAGNDEIDGGSGNDWLQGSTGNDEIDGGSGNDKVFGSSGDDDLEGGSGKDTVDGYTGNDRLEGNSGQDRLFGKDGDDFLEGNGSRDTLDGGAGVNQTFQGSASERAEDAWERQYRGDDD, encoded by the coding sequence ATGACCACCACCGCCCCCTTCGCCCGCAACGTCAAGCGCGCCGCCGCCCTCTCCGGCGCGGGCCTCCTCACCGCCCTCGGCCTCGCCTTCGCGGTGCCGAGCTCGGCCTCCGCCGCGGACGTCCCCACCTGCAACGGCCTCGTCGCCACGATCGTCGGCACCGACCGCGCCGACGACATCGAGGGCACGCGGGGCAACGACGTCATCGTCGGCCTCGCCGGCAACGACGAGATCGACGGCAACGGCGGCAACGACACCATCTGCGGCAACGCCGGCAACGACGAGATCGACGGCGGTTCCGGCAACGACTGGCTGCAGGGCAGCACCGGCAACGACGAGATCGACGGCGGCTCCGGCAACGACAAGGTCTTCGGCTCCTCCGGCGACGACGACCTCGAGGGTGGCAGCGGCAAGGACACCGTCGACGGCTACACCGGCAACGACCGCCTCGAGGGCAACTCCGGCCAGGACCGCCTCTTCGGCAAGGACGGTGACGACTTCCTCGAGGGCAACGGGAGCCGCGACACCCTCGACGGCGGCGCCGGGGTGAACCAGACGTTCCAGGGCAGCGCGTCCGAGCGGGCCGAGGACGCCTGGGAGCGTCAGTACCGCGGCGACGACGACTGA
- a CDS encoding response regulator transcription factor, with product MVLLIEDEVGISDFVRRGLESAGFTVVVAADGLSGLKLAQHDDVELVILDLGLPGLPGEQVLARLRNVRPAVPVIVLTAKGAVQDRVTNLEAGANDYVVKPFSFSELLARVRVQLRRPEQTSSVLLEAGGLTLDVRTREVSIHGKNATLSSREFTLLEVLMRHPGQVLSQTQLLDQVWGYGFDGASNVVETYVRHLRRKIGAERIQTVRRAGYRLVLE from the coding sequence ATGGTGCTCCTGATCGAGGACGAGGTCGGCATCTCCGACTTCGTCCGCCGCGGCCTCGAGTCGGCCGGCTTCACGGTCGTCGTGGCCGCGGACGGGCTCTCGGGCCTCAAGCTCGCGCAGCACGACGACGTCGAGCTGGTCATCCTCGACCTCGGGCTGCCCGGCCTCCCCGGTGAGCAGGTGCTCGCGCGGCTGCGGAACGTACGCCCGGCCGTCCCGGTCATCGTCCTGACGGCGAAGGGCGCCGTGCAGGACCGGGTGACCAACCTCGAGGCCGGCGCGAACGACTACGTCGTGAAGCCGTTCAGCTTCAGTGAGCTGCTCGCCCGCGTCCGCGTCCAGCTCCGCCGTCCGGAGCAGACGTCGTCCGTCCTGCTCGAGGCCGGTGGCCTGACCCTCGACGTCCGGACGCGCGAGGTCAGCATCCACGGGAAGAACGCGACCCTGTCGTCGCGCGAGTTCACACTGCTCGAGGTGCTGATGCGTCACCCCGGGCAGGTGCTGTCGCAGACCCAGCTGCTCGACCAGGTGTGGGGCTACGGCTTCGACGGCGCGTCGAACGTCGTCGAGACCTACGTCCGCCACCTGCGCCGCAAGATCGGTGCCGAGCGGATCCAGACCGTACGGCGCGCCGGCTACCGGCTGGTGCTCGAGTGA